Proteins from a single region of Sphingomonas swuensis:
- a CDS encoding phosphotransferase, whose amino-acid sequence MDRTTANTGTRDVSERLRFDEEALARWMDSHVAGFAGPLRVSQFKGGQSNPTYRLDTPTASYVLRRKPPGKTLPGAHAVDREYRVIAALGQQGFPVPHVHALCEDEGVIGTAFYVMDMIEGRVVWEASFPGLTPPARAAHFDAMNATIARLHSFDPATIGLGDYGKAGGFVERQVARWSKQYLSDSDAGRVADMDRLVDWLGKHLPPDKGESRIVHGDFRCDNMIFDAEAPSVRAVLDWELSTLGDPESDFVYHCMMYRMPAGLFTGLAGLDLSALGIPAEEEYVAAYCRRNGRDGIPSFDYLMVFNLFRLAAIIHGIKGRLARGNASSAHAEESAKVLEPLAAMAWREAQQARL is encoded by the coding sequence ATGGACCGCACGACTGCCAACACAGGCACCCGCGACGTTTCCGAACGACTGCGCTTCGACGAAGAGGCACTCGCCCGGTGGATGGATAGCCATGTCGCCGGCTTTGCAGGGCCGCTCCGCGTGAGCCAGTTCAAGGGCGGGCAGTCGAACCCAACCTACCGGCTCGATACTCCAACTGCGTCCTACGTGCTGCGCCGCAAGCCTCCTGGGAAGACGCTTCCAGGTGCCCATGCCGTCGACCGCGAATATCGTGTGATCGCGGCACTTGGGCAGCAAGGCTTTCCCGTGCCGCATGTGCATGCCCTTTGCGAGGACGAGGGCGTCATCGGCACCGCCTTCTACGTCATGGACATGATCGAAGGACGAGTCGTCTGGGAAGCGAGCTTCCCGGGCCTCACTCCACCTGCCCGCGCTGCCCACTTCGACGCGATGAACGCCACCATCGCCAGGCTCCACTCCTTCGATCCGGCAACGATTGGCCTTGGCGACTATGGCAAGGCGGGCGGCTTCGTCGAGCGCCAGGTCGCGCGATGGTCGAAGCAGTATCTCTCCGACTCCGATGCCGGCCGGGTCGCCGACATGGACCGTTTGGTCGATTGGCTCGGCAAGCACCTGCCCCCCGACAAGGGCGAAAGCCGCATCGTCCATGGCGATTTTCGATGCGATAACATGATCTTCGACGCCGAAGCGCCCAGCGTGCGGGCAGTGCTCGACTGGGAGTTGTCGACGCTCGGCGATCCCGAGAGTGACTTCGTCTACCATTGCATGATGTACCGGATGCCGGCCGGACTCTTCACCGGTCTGGCCGGGCTCGATCTCTCCGCGCTCGGCATTCCCGCCGAAGAGGAATATGTCGCGGCATACTGCCGCCGTAACGGCCGCGATGGCATTCCGTCGTTCGACTATCTGATGGTCTTCAACCTGTTCCGGCTGGCGGCGATCATCCACGGCATCAAGGGGCGCCTCGCCCGCGGCAATGCCTCAAGCGCGCATGCCGAGGAAAGTGCGAAGGTGCTCGAGCCACTCGCGGCAATGGCCTGGCGCGAGGCCCAGCAAGCCCGCCTCTGA
- a CDS encoding metallophosphoesterase, whose amino-acid sequence MPRIVHLSDLHFGAHDEQIVNAVAEEVDSARPDLVIISGDFTQRAKTEQFQQAGRFLARLRDSGHEVLAVPGNHDVPLYDVLRRFLSPLARYKRFVDETLCPWHQLEGVSVLGLNTARSLTIKDGRINREQVDFVRRHFDEAPKGDLKLLVTHHPLFALPVDDAGLLGKAIGRQELALDAVNDLGVDVLLAGHNHRASTHYARDLVTRAGGALVVQAGTATSVRTREEVQSFNILEVTPHEVTLGLKRWAGEAFETAEPSRYVEHEGSWTRADVLADPAEA is encoded by the coding sequence ATGCCCCGTATTGTTCATCTTTCCGACCTTCATTTCGGCGCTCACGACGAGCAGATCGTCAATGCCGTCGCTGAAGAGGTCGACTCCGCCCGGCCCGATCTCGTCATCATCAGCGGCGACTTCACCCAGCGCGCCAAGACCGAGCAGTTCCAGCAGGCGGGCCGGTTCCTCGCGCGGCTGCGCGACAGCGGACATGAGGTGCTGGCGGTCCCCGGCAACCATGACGTGCCGCTCTACGACGTGCTTCGACGCTTCCTTTCGCCACTTGCCCGCTACAAGCGCTTCGTCGACGAGACGCTGTGCCCCTGGCACCAGCTGGAGGGCGTGTCGGTGCTGGGGCTCAACACGGCCCGCTCCCTGACCATCAAGGACGGGCGCATCAACCGCGAGCAGGTCGACTTCGTCCGTCGGCATTTCGACGAAGCGCCCAAGGGCGACCTCAAGCTGCTCGTTACCCATCACCCGTTGTTCGCGCTGCCGGTCGACGATGCCGGATTGCTCGGGAAGGCGATTGGTCGACAGGAACTGGCGCTCGACGCGGTCAACGACCTTGGCGTCGACGTCCTCCTTGCCGGACACAACCACCGCGCATCAACGCATTATGCCCGTGACCTGGTCACCCGGGCAGGCGGGGCGCTGGTGGTGCAGGCAGGTACGGCAACCTCGGTCCGAACCCGGGAAGAAGTGCAGAGCTTCAATATCCTCGAGGTCACCCCGCACGAGGTGACGCTGGGACTTAAGCGCTGGGCAGGCGAGGCGTTCGAGACCGCTGAACCCAGCCGCTATGTCGAGCACGAGGGAAGCTGGACGCGGGCGGACGTGCTCGCCGACCCTGCGGAGGCTTGA
- the nadC gene encoding carboxylating nicotinate-nucleotide diphosphorylase produces MINGFDLDDFVTRTLAEDLGVGGDVTSAATIPADARFTATMNCREEIVVAGIDLAKAFFRRIDPEVTISLEIEDGAKAATGTVLMRLEGKARAMLTAERSALNTLQHLSGIATLTDRYVDAIKGTGATLLDTRKTIPGLRLLEKYAARMGGAMNHRLRLDDGLLIKDNHVAVNGSVGAAVARAKAAASGLQVQVEVDSLDQIEPALMAGAERLLLDNMAPPMLREAVRRVAGRVPLEASGGVNLETIRPIAETGVDFISVGRITQSAPAVDIGLDFSLT; encoded by the coding sequence ATGATCAACGGTTTCGACCTCGACGACTTCGTCACCCGCACGCTGGCCGAAGACTTGGGCGTCGGCGGGGACGTTACTTCCGCCGCGACAATACCCGCCGATGCGCGCTTCACGGCAACGATGAACTGCCGCGAGGAGATCGTCGTCGCGGGCATCGACTTGGCAAAGGCGTTCTTTCGTCGGATCGATCCCGAGGTCACCATCAGCCTTGAAATTGAAGATGGAGCGAAAGCGGCTACGGGAACAGTCCTGATGCGGCTTGAAGGGAAGGCGCGGGCAATGCTGACGGCGGAGCGCTCGGCGCTCAATACGCTTCAGCATCTATCTGGTATCGCGACTCTCACCGATCGTTACGTCGACGCGATCAAGGGAACCGGGGCGACCCTGCTCGATACCCGAAAGACTATCCCAGGGCTTAGGCTGCTAGAGAAATATGCCGCGCGGATGGGCGGTGCGATGAACCATCGGCTGCGGCTCGACGACGGTCTTCTGATCAAGGACAATCACGTGGCCGTGAACGGATCGGTGGGGGCCGCCGTGGCACGTGCCAAGGCGGCGGCGAGCGGGCTTCAGGTACAGGTCGAGGTCGACAGTCTCGACCAGATCGAACCGGCGCTGATGGCCGGCGCAGAGCGTCTGTTGCTCGACAACATGGCGCCGCCAATGCTGCGCGAGGCCGTGAGGCGGGTAGCTGGCCGCGTTCCTCTCGAAGCCTCGGGCGGGGTCAATCTCGAGACGATCCGGCCGATTGCAGAGACGGGGGTCGACTTCATCTCGGTCGGGCGGATCACGCAGTCGGCTCCAGCCGTCGA